A single region of the Saprospiraceae bacterium genome encodes:
- a CDS encoding histidine kinase has translation MLQQKIEHIFQNRGIRHLLFWMLSFYVLFRLFFTNEKYFYTDWIYTFLFHISLFFVVYINLQLLLPLFFQHKKYLHYLLGFIITLGLGMVLNHLTFQYIADWLFSGYYFISYYEWRDILQFTFIYMALSSLLHLSKSWFDVNEKQKAIHRLEREKLDAALQSLKSQINPHFLFNSLNNLYALSLDSDKRLPDYLLRLSDNLRYMLYECKDDFVPLEKELQYIENYIGFQRLRAPQNANIYYEVQGEIKEQLVGPLLFIPFIENAFKFGLKGSNTDAYVHIYFKISDRALSFNVCNNKGKIDQMPSEHRGIGLENTRKRLDLLYPDRYTLKIEEGKQDFKVFLNISL, from the coding sequence ATGCTTCAACAAAAAATAGAACACATTTTCCAAAACAGAGGGATCAGGCACCTTCTGTTTTGGATGTTGTCTTTTTATGTGTTGTTTCGCTTGTTTTTCACCAATGAAAAATACTTTTATACAGATTGGATATACACTTTTTTATTTCACATCAGCTTATTCTTTGTGGTATATATCAATCTTCAATTGCTGCTGCCGCTTTTCTTTCAGCATAAAAAATACCTGCATTATTTATTGGGATTTATCATAACTCTTGGCCTGGGAATGGTCTTAAATCACCTTACTTTTCAATATATAGCAGATTGGTTATTCTCCGGTTATTACTTTATTTCATATTATGAATGGCGCGACATTCTGCAATTCACTTTTATTTATATGGCCTTGAGTAGCTTGCTACATTTATCCAAATCCTGGTTTGATGTGAATGAGAAGCAAAAAGCCATTCATCGACTTGAACGAGAGAAACTCGATGCAGCGCTGCAAAGCCTGAAATCCCAAATCAATCCTCATTTTTTATTCAATAGTCTCAATAATCTTTATGCGCTATCCTTGGACAGTGATAAAAGGCTGCCAGATTATTTGCTCCGGCTCTCCGATAACTTGCGTTATATGCTGTATGAATGCAAGGACGATTTTGTGCCGTTAGAAAAAGAACTTCAATATATAGAAAATTATATCGGTTTTCAACGGCTTCGTGCACCACAAAATGCGAACATCTACTATGAAGTTCAGGGAGAAATAAAAGAGCAATTAGTGGGGCCCTTACTTTTTATTCCATTTATTGAAAATGCTTTTAAATTCGGCTTAAAAGGTAGTAATACTGATGCCTACGTTCATATCTATTTTAAAATAAGTGATCGCGCCTTGTCATTTAACGTTTGTAACAACAAAGGGAAAATCGATCAAATGCCATCTGAACACCGAGGGATAGGCCTGGAAAACACTCGAAAACGACTGGATTTACTATATCCCGATCGCTATACATTAAAAATCGAAGAAGGAAAGCAGGATTTTAAGG